The following coding sequences are from one Thermoplasmata archaeon window:
- a CDS encoding formate dehydrogenase accessory sulfurtransferase FdhD, with protein sequence MDGTRAPRSERPGAVVRVAVHRVGAAAARGGPVDEVVAEEPLEIRVVPPGDGPAVPIAITMRTPGHDFELAAGFALSEQIVGAPAEIRGLRYCTAPGEEQWFNVVDLELARPFDPEAFRRNVYTSSSCGICGRATLDRLRATGLAPPRRGPSIDPNLLRGLPGALRSAQSLFARTGGLHATGIARADGRFSVVREDVGRHNAFDKAVGRLALDGALPASATIAVVSGRASFELVQKAVIAGIPALAAVGAPSHLAVALAREFGILLVGFLRADGFTVYAGEDRLAAGRPAGTPAPSATAADPG encoded by the coding sequence GTGGACGGAACCCGAGCGCCCCGATCCGAGCGGCCCGGGGCCGTCGTGCGCGTGGCGGTGCACCGGGTGGGCGCGGCGGCCGCGCGGGGCGGACCGGTCGACGAGGTCGTCGCCGAGGAACCCCTGGAGATCCGCGTCGTGCCGCCGGGCGACGGTCCGGCGGTCCCCATCGCGATCACGATGCGAACCCCCGGCCACGACTTCGAGCTCGCGGCCGGATTCGCGCTCAGCGAACAGATCGTCGGCGCTCCCGCGGAGATCCGGGGCCTGCGCTACTGCACCGCGCCCGGCGAGGAGCAGTGGTTCAACGTCGTCGACCTCGAGCTCGCGCGGCCGTTCGATCCCGAGGCGTTCCGGCGCAACGTCTACACGAGCTCGAGCTGCGGGATCTGCGGTCGCGCCACGCTCGACCGACTGCGGGCGACCGGCCTGGCGCCGCCGCGCCGCGGGCCCTCGATCGACCCGAACCTCCTGCGGGGCCTGCCGGGGGCGCTGCGCTCGGCCCAGTCGCTCTTTGCCCGGACCGGAGGGCTCCACGCGACCGGCATCGCCCGGGCCGACGGTCGATTCTCGGTCGTCCGCGAGGACGTCGGGCGGCACAACGCCTTCGACAAGGCCGTCGGGCGGCTCGCGCTCGACGGGGCGCTACCGGCTTCGGCGACGATCGCGGTCGTCAGCGGTCGCGCGAGCTTCGAGCTCGTCCAGAAGGCGGTCATCGCCGGCATCCCGGCGCTGGCGGCGGTCGGGGCGCCGAGCCATCTCGCCGTCGCGCTCGCCCGCGAGTTCGGGATCCTGCTGGTCGGCTTCCTGCGGGCGGACGGGTTCACCGTCTACGCGGGCGAGGACCGGCTCGCCGCCGGTCGCCCGGCGGGGACTCCGGCGCCGTCCGCGACCGCGGCGGATCCCGGATGA
- a CDS encoding molybdopterin-guanine dinucleotide biosynthesis protein MobB: MPLVVQLVGSHGSGKTLALTRVVRRLRRSGWRVTVLKHSHHAIDLRGTDTDRYRRSGANAVVFAGRDSVAFLDGDPLRFARSLPSDVLLIEGYHARRLGRRFRIDGPHDVDRIVREIRAYLERKLRGPSPRRPARRRRA, from the coding sequence ATGCCCCTCGTCGTCCAGCTCGTTGGCAGCCACGGCTCGGGAAAAACCCTTGCCCTGACGCGGGTGGTCCGCCGCCTGCGTCGCTCGGGATGGCGCGTGACGGTCCTCAAGCATTCGCACCACGCCATCGACCTGAGGGGGACGGACACGGATCGATACCGTCGTAGCGGGGCCAATGCCGTGGTGTTCGCCGGACGCGACAGCGTCGCGTTTCTCGACGGGGACCCCCTCCGATTCGCACGGTCCCTGCCCTCCGACGTCCTCCTGATCGAGGGCTACCACGCGCGCCGGCTGGGTCGTCGGTTCCGGATCGATGGACCGCACGACGTCGATCGGATCGTGCGCGAGATTCGCGCGTACCTGGAGCGGAAGCTCCGGGGTCCGTCCCCGCGGCGCCCGGCACGCCGGAGGCGAGCGTGA
- a CDS encoding NTP transferase domain-containing protein — MSEPCRAFVLLGHASRFPEKFDRRIEGVRIVDRVCARLSDADFEPALVSVRPRPDSDVPVLLDRYDRGPLGAVRTITEARAGPFLLVGGDMPFLSVADLRGLRERYRPGTSVVPRWADGALEVLHAVYDITPPRAARAWERGASLRDLARSEPGALFPAAEEFDPYTFIDIDTPADWERWRDGPRRAGSTDAGTRPARR; from the coding sequence GTGAGCGAGCCTTGCCGCGCATTCGTGCTTCTCGGGCATGCCTCGCGATTCCCCGAAAAGTTCGACCGACGCATCGAAGGAGTTCGCATCGTGGACCGGGTGTGCGCCCGCCTCTCGGACGCCGACTTCGAGCCGGCGTTGGTCTCGGTCCGCCCCCGCCCCGACAGTGACGTGCCGGTCCTCCTCGACCGCTACGACCGGGGGCCGCTCGGGGCCGTGCGAACCATCACCGAGGCGCGGGCGGGACCGTTCCTGCTCGTCGGCGGTGACATGCCCTTCCTGTCGGTCGCGGATCTGCGGGGCCTGCGGGAGCGGTACCGGCCGGGCACGTCGGTCGTTCCCCGATGGGCCGATGGTGCTCTCGAAGTGCTCCACGCCGTCTATGATATCACCCCGCCGCGGGCGGCCCGCGCCTGGGAGCGGGGCGCGTCGCTGCGGGACCTCGCGCGGAGCGAGCCGGGGGCGCTGTTCCCGGCTGCCGAGGAGTTCGACCCGTACACGTTCATCGACATCGACACGCCGGCCGACTGGGAGCGCTGGCGCGACGGGCCCCGGCGCGCCGGTTCCACGGACGCCGGAACCCGCCCCGCTCGCCGCTAG
- a CDS encoding molybdopterin-binding protein — MSDRTSTGPYPLLPLREARARLASLRLRPTATESVRVLDALGRIPARDIVSSLDLPSRPTAAMDGFAVRFGLRGDRLRFALVDPPRAASLRPGQACPVATGARVPRGTSAVARLEATRSDGGVLVLRTLLAAGRDIHRVGSALSRGDRIASQGLPIDAYALAALIAARQASVEVERRRVIVLPTGSELARPSPGRAPIDSIGPWLGAVAGTWAQCRQEAPVPDEPAELRRRLCRAARDADLVITIGGTSLGPRDLTKRAVAAEGTLRVGGTRVNVLKRAGIGEVGGTPVLLLPGQVESAVVAFHEFGLALLGRLVGRELRRFGRLRLDRTLAIDHRMDSTVLMRARDGWAEPLGWGVNRYRALLAADAFGYLRRARTYHRGERVRVQWLIRDPPRSRTAPESPPGDRRRAGPRPRRR; from the coding sequence GTGAGCGACCGTACATCGACCGGCCCATATCCGCTGCTCCCCTTGCGGGAGGCGCGGGCGCGGCTCGCGTCCCTGCGGTTGCGGCCGACGGCGACGGAGTCGGTTCGCGTGCTCGACGCGCTCGGACGCATCCCCGCGCGGGACATCGTGTCGTCGCTCGACCTTCCGTCCCGCCCCACGGCCGCGATGGACGGCTTCGCGGTCCGATTCGGCCTACGGGGGGACCGCCTCCGCTTCGCGCTCGTGGATCCGCCGCGCGCTGCCTCGCTTCGACCGGGGCAGGCATGCCCGGTCGCGACCGGGGCCCGTGTGCCGCGCGGCACCTCCGCCGTCGCCCGACTGGAGGCGACGAGGTCCGACGGCGGGGTGCTCGTCCTGCGGACCTTGCTCGCAGCCGGTCGCGACATCCATCGGGTCGGCTCGGCGCTTTCGCGCGGCGATCGCATCGCGAGCCAGGGGCTTCCGATCGACGCCTACGCTCTCGCGGCGCTGATCGCGGCCCGGCAGGCGTCCGTCGAGGTCGAACGTCGGCGGGTGATCGTGCTTCCGACGGGCAGCGAGCTCGCCCGCCCGAGCCCGGGGCGCGCGCCGATCGACTCGATCGGCCCCTGGCTCGGCGCGGTCGCGGGGACCTGGGCGCAGTGCCGGCAGGAAGCGCCGGTGCCGGACGAGCCGGCCGAGCTGCGGCGCCGGCTCTGCCGGGCGGCCCGCGACGCGGATCTCGTCATCACGATCGGTGGGACGTCGCTCGGCCCCCGGGATCTCACGAAGCGCGCGGTCGCCGCGGAGGGAACACTGAGGGTGGGCGGGACCCGGGTCAACGTCCTGAAGCGGGCCGGGATCGGGGAGGTCGGCGGCACGCCGGTCCTGCTGCTGCCCGGCCAGGTCGAGAGCGCGGTGGTGGCGTTCCACGAGTTCGGCCTGGCGCTGCTCGGGCGACTCGTGGGCCGGGAGCTGCGGCGCTTCGGCCGGCTGCGGCTCGACCGCACGCTCGCGATCGACCACCGCATGGACTCCACGGTCCTGATGCGGGCGCGCGACGGGTGGGCCGAGCCCCTCGGCTGGGGCGTGAACCGCTACCGCGCGCTGCTGGCGGCGGACGCGTTCGGCTATCTGCGGCGCGCGCGGACGTACCACCGGGGAGAACGCGTCCGGGTCCAGTGGCTCATCCGGGATCCGCCGCGGTCGCGGACGGCGCCGGAGTCCCCGCCGGGCGACCGGCGGCGAGCCGGTCCTCGCCCGCGTAGACGGTGA
- a CDS encoding MMPL family transporter — MPSAEPETGGTRIFGGLARGILRHPWYPILFWIVLLIVAIPFLSLIGSITTNSTESTPTNSPSAVASAELARLFPNSTSGAASTILLVGPNMTDANAQRVVLNITAALNGDRSLTDIDSVANVYSGYTSYLTGQAQLALGVIEGGLDESPPVPVAVNESAALLWGPPATYVAAWTTEVGGGAGAPAANYPAYVAARAQLGSDTPALAVLGAFYYGASGAAGFNNSSACWTLAEVVACSDAVARATVAGLVPTLLPDPSLGATVLGTLGIENFTSWSAVRTTTSIALGAGAGLAGTWIATVWEAFPALAPPPGALASWTAGLVANATLAAEPLPVPYAIRSPFVDPSGTAQIIQVTFTVSDSTTNASGGMPVYADLGRIDDLVPAVLAASDPTHSITYYQTGSAPLDLLTQTAVSSSISLVLPLTVGLLLVIAMLYFRSPMTPIVTFGILGVALVLGLGGTVLIGELVTHVDTTSLTLEEVFVLGVGTDYSVFMVARYREELVRGRSSDEAIVASLSWAGQSVATSGSTAIIATLALTFSGVALLAQWGAVLSLAILITVLVSLTMVPACLKLVGPRIFWPTTGERFRRRAALVAERNRTEQTYFYRAGRATQRHPALTVGGILALSVPLILIALQVPLSYDFYQQLPGGHPATEGLDELGEHFGPGFAVPSFALVTFSAPLRVGTATNATEFTDLAALTAIANSTPGIAHVASPVGPGGASLSEWLALPTLPSATQQNLIGLLAGYVGTDGRTVLLSLQPSATGLSVGAVSAIDAVRSGFAGYAAGHPEVASVAYGGGAPTISDLATETATATDYLVIAVSIGLLLVLLVVLRSWIIALMAIATIGISISWAWAITYLVFQGLLGFPLFFYVRTILFILILGLGIDYNIFLLTRVREERVRGRTAGDAAVEAVGRTGGIITAAALILACAFGALLVGEFTLIRAIGFSVAVAVILDAMVVRTYLVPASLQLLGERVWSLTGRRPGAPAPTPAAADPAPAEAAGRPAPPSS, encoded by the coding sequence GTGCCGAGCGCCGAACCCGAGACCGGCGGGACCCGGATCTTCGGCGGTCTCGCGCGGGGCATCCTGCGCCACCCGTGGTACCCGATCCTCTTCTGGATCGTCCTCCTCATCGTCGCGATCCCGTTCCTCTCGCTGATCGGCTCGATCACCACGAACTCGACCGAGTCGACGCCGACGAACTCCCCGAGCGCCGTCGCCAGCGCCGAGCTCGCTCGGCTCTTCCCGAACTCGACGAGCGGAGCCGCGAGCACGATCCTGCTCGTGGGTCCGAACATGACCGACGCGAACGCCCAGCGCGTCGTCCTCAACATCACCGCGGCGCTGAACGGGGATCGCTCGCTCACCGATATCGACTCGGTCGCCAACGTCTACTCCGGCTACACCAGCTATCTCACCGGTCAGGCACAGCTGGCGCTCGGCGTTATCGAGGGCGGCCTGGACGAGAGCCCGCCCGTGCCGGTCGCCGTGAATGAGTCCGCCGCGTTGCTCTGGGGCCCGCCCGCCACGTACGTGGCGGCGTGGACCACGGAGGTGGGCGGGGGCGCGGGGGCCCCCGCCGCGAACTACCCGGCGTACGTCGCGGCCCGTGCCCAGCTGGGGAGCGACACGCCGGCGCTCGCCGTGCTCGGGGCGTTCTACTACGGTGCGAGCGGCGCCGCCGGGTTCAACAACTCCTCGGCCTGCTGGACGCTCGCGGAAGTCGTGGCGTGCTCGGACGCCGTCGCGCGGGCGACCGTGGCCGGACTCGTGCCGACCCTGTTGCCCGATCCGAGTCTCGGGGCGACGGTGCTCGGTACGCTCGGGATCGAGAACTTCACGAGCTGGTCGGCCGTTCGCACGACGACGTCGATCGCGCTCGGCGCCGGCGCGGGGCTCGCGGGCACGTGGATCGCGACGGTCTGGGAGGCGTTCCCGGCGCTCGCCCCCCCACCCGGCGCCCTGGCGAGCTGGACCGCGGGTCTCGTCGCGAACGCGACCCTCGCCGCCGAGCCGCTACCGGTGCCGTATGCGATCCGCTCGCCGTTCGTCGATCCCAGCGGGACCGCCCAGATCATCCAGGTCACCTTCACGGTCAGCGACTCGACCACGAATGCCTCGGGCGGAATGCCGGTCTACGCGGACCTCGGTCGGATCGACGACCTGGTGCCGGCCGTGCTGGCCGCGTCGGACCCGACGCACTCAATCACCTACTACCAGACGGGCTCGGCGCCCCTCGACCTGCTGACGCAGACCGCCGTGAGCTCCTCGATCTCCCTCGTCCTGCCGCTGACGGTCGGACTGCTGCTCGTCATCGCGATGCTCTACTTCCGCTCCCCGATGACCCCGATCGTCACGTTCGGGATCCTCGGCGTCGCCCTGGTCCTCGGGCTGGGCGGCACCGTCCTCATCGGCGAGCTCGTGACCCACGTCGACACCACCTCGCTCACCCTCGAGGAGGTGTTCGTCCTCGGCGTGGGGACCGACTACTCGGTCTTCATGGTCGCCCGGTACCGCGAGGAGCTGGTCCGCGGCCGCAGCTCCGACGAAGCGATCGTCGCGTCGTTGTCCTGGGCCGGCCAGTCGGTGGCCACGAGCGGATCGACCGCGATCATCGCCACCCTCGCGCTCACGTTCAGCGGCGTCGCCCTGCTCGCGCAGTGGGGCGCGGTCCTGTCGCTCGCGATCCTGATCACCGTGCTCGTCTCGCTGACGATGGTGCCGGCCTGCCTCAAGCTGGTCGGGCCGCGCATCTTCTGGCCGACGACCGGCGAGCGTTTCCGACGTCGCGCCGCGCTCGTCGCCGAGCGCAACCGCACGGAGCAGACGTACTTCTACCGGGCCGGTCGCGCGACGCAGCGCCACCCGGCCCTGACGGTGGGCGGCATCCTCGCGCTGTCGGTCCCGTTGATCCTGATCGCGCTCCAGGTGCCCCTCTCCTACGACTTCTATCAGCAGCTCCCGGGCGGCCACCCCGCCACCGAGGGCCTGGACGAACTCGGCGAGCACTTCGGTCCCGGCTTCGCGGTCCCCTCGTTCGCGCTCGTGACGTTCTCGGCGCCGCTGCGCGTGGGCACGGCCACGAACGCGACGGAGTTCACCGACCTCGCGGCACTGACGGCCATCGCCAATTCGACCCCGGGCATCGCCCACGTCGCCTCGCCGGTCGGCCCCGGGGGAGCGTCGCTGTCCGAGTGGCTCGCGCTGCCCACGCTCCCGAGCGCCACCCAGCAGAACCTGATCGGCCTGCTCGCGGGCTACGTCGGCACCGACGGACGCACCGTGCTGCTCTCGCTCCAGCCGTCGGCGACCGGCCTCTCCGTCGGGGCCGTGAGCGCGATCGATGCCGTGCGATCCGGCTTCGCGGGCTACGCGGCCGGCCACCCGGAGGTCGCGTCGGTCGCCTACGGGGGGGGAGCGCCGACGATCAGCGACCTCGCGACGGAGACCGCGACCGCGACCGACTACCTCGTCATCGCCGTGTCGATCGGACTGTTGCTCGTGCTCCTGGTCGTGCTGCGCTCCTGGATCATCGCGCTGATGGCGATCGCGACGATCGGGATCTCCATCAGCTGGGCGTGGGCGATCACCTACCTCGTCTTTCAGGGACTCCTCGGCTTCCCCCTGTTCTTCTACGTTCGGACGATCCTGTTCATCCTGATCCTCGGCCTGGGCATCGACTACAACATCTTCCTGTTGACCCGGGTGCGGGAGGAACGGGTGCGGGGACGGACGGCCGGCGACGCGGCGGTCGAGGCGGTCGGAAGGACCGGCGGCATCATCACCG